A segment of the Arachis hypogaea cultivar Tifrunner chromosome 5, arahy.Tifrunner.gnm2.J5K5, whole genome shotgun sequence genome:
GGATTAAAAGAGCTACCAATATTAGATGAGTCATGTCTCGATGCACTAAATTGAGTTGGAAACGATAAGGATACTGGAGTAACATTTTCGATAAAAACGTTAAATATAGATGAAAATAGATAATGTGGTGTTCGAACACCTCTTTTTGAGTTCCACTCTAATACATGATTCTCCTTTCTCTCTAACAGCACGGTAACAGGGCCTCAAAATTTTGTGCAGTTGGAGATGCTCTAATAACCCACCCTTACCTTTATCTGCTcttgtaacttttaaaatttatcgtacaaaattaaattttaaaattttttaaaccatAAACACcatcaaaatataaattaaatttaaaaaaaaaagtcatacaatgtcaaaagaaatatatatatatatatatatatatatatatatatatatatataggcggaTAGAGGACGCACACTCAAAACTCATCCCCACCTCACCTTCCGCTCAAGAATCCACCACGATGAAAACCCACTCCACACAGAATCGTGTAATTACCTGCTCGGATCGAGTAGGGACGAGTTAGGCACCTGTAGGTACGTGTTATGTTGCTATTCCTACTTTTAAGTTTATCAAAGAAATTCTTGAAGCAATGGTTGAGTTATATCTGTGTGAAGTAAACTAATAGTTAGATCTACCACTCGACTTTTTGAATTGAGATTTCATGTTGAAAAAATCCATTCCCTTATACCAAATGCCGCAAAATTCATAAATTCCAATGTCTCTTAAACAACAAAATGAATAGATATGCACCAACATGTTAGACAGTTAACGAAGGAAACAATTGGTTCACTTACAagttttggaaaaatgaaaaagaaaaggtgTTTGAGATTCAATTTATTACTTTACAAGGTGTTTAACTATTTATGCTTATATTTTGAATAAGTTATAAACCTTTGTTTCAATAATCTAAAGGGAATAAGAACAAAAATCACTGACCCTTTTTTATGAGTTGCCAAAACACTGAAACAGCATATCTGAAACATAATTTTTCATTCACCGTGTTCACATTTCAAAAACATCACTGGCTACACTCGGTTTAAGTCTCACTATTTTGTCTGAGGAACTGAAGGTCCTTCATTTGCAATTCCACAGCTTCTTTTGACAAGGGCTTTGCTTCCAGAACATAATCATCGCCACCTCCTTCTGCTACTCTCAATGCCTTGTCTCTTACCATCTGCTGGATCTCTTGTTGCTGAACCGATGGAAAAACAGCACTAAGCATTGTGATAAGCAACGTCtcgtcttcctcctctataggatCCTTTCCGAAGCAACAAACATAGGTTGCATCGAGTGCCTTCTCAACTCTAATCTCCATTGGAATAGCTGGAGGTGCAGCCTTCAGCTTTGCACGTCTCTGAAAGTTTAAAGATTGGTGTTTCTTTAGTTGTTAGAGTAATGTTACATAGATGGAGCTTTTAGAACCATCGAAAATAAGCACCATGCATGGATGTAGAGCATTAAAACACAAGCAAACAACATCTAACATAAATCTTGGAGCTGAATTTCGTTTTCTCATGCTTTCAAATTGAGAACATATTGCACTTCTTACAACACAACATTGGCAGCACAAGCAACCCGCGTTAATGCAGGGTTCTGGAGAGTGCCGCACCCAAAGGGTGTAATGTACGCAACCTAACTTGATAATTATATCGGTGGTTGTTTCCACGGCTAGAACTTGTGACGTTGAGATTACACCGAGACAACTCAACCGTTGCTTCAAGGCTCCCCTTTCTCTTAAAACACAACATGAATGATCATATATCTGAGAAGATCCCATTTTATGTCTAATTTGTCATTAGAGGGTTACCTAGGGATCTAGGAGAGTAGCAGGCATAGAGCACAGTTTGGTAACAACCAAGTCTCATCTCACTAGTGGAGTTAGTTACATGGATCATATAGCACTGTAAAGCACAATTCTTAAAGTTGTGTATAAATTATCATCTTCCATATCTGGTGGAAAATCTTCGGATCATCCTTAAAAGTCTCAAATTAGCAACTTTATCATGTCAGTACGGTTGGTACAGGGCAGCTTGTATTATGGATAACTAACGAGCTATTGTTGCCGCAGTGTGGCAACCAAAAACAAATGAATACCTATTTGCCTTGAAGAGAAGGCAAATAAATGTTTAATATGCAAGGCCTCAGTGTGACAATTTTGCAGATAATATAAAATGAAATTGATACATAATACACACTGAATGACTGTTACAGTTACAAGAAAGGTGTATGTTTTTTCAGTATTTGCTAGTATGCAATTTGTTAAGACAAGCTTTCGAGGCACATGGTCGACACATAAGTCGCAATAAGACAGAGCATATAGAGTGTAAGTTTAGCAAGCCATGAGGAATTCAAACAGAGAAATGAAAATTGGAGAAAATACTATACCATCAGTTAAGAGATTTAAATATTTTGGTTGTATTATTCAAGACAATGGAGAAACAGAGGGAGATACAATACTAGGATACAAGAGGATAGATCAAAGTGGCGGAGTGCTCCAAAATACATTTAAAGCTAAACAATAAATGTTATTACACTACCATTAGATCAACTATGATGAATAGAGTGTTGGTTGGTAAAGAGTGAACACGAACATAAGTTTAGAGTGACTTAGATGAATATGCTTTGACGGATGAGCTATCATACTTGAATAGACATAATAAGGAATGAGGACCCGATAAAGAAAGTTGGAGTGACACCTAATATTAAAGAGATGGTGGAACCTCCTCTTAACTGATTTGAACATGTTAAGCGAAGACAAGGAGAGAACTCGGTGAAGAGGGGAGATCAGATGGGAGACAGCGGTGATTAAGGGCAAAGGAGACTAAAAAAGACCGTGAAAAGGTGATCAAAAGAGACAATGTATGAAAGGGCTAGTTCAAATATGATTCATGATAGGGTGCAATAATATCGCTTGATTCCTGTAGCTAAACCCACTTAGCAGAACAAGGCTTGTTCTTGTTGATTGCAAGCGTTTTTGTCTTTGCCTTGACAAGGATTAAGCGGTGTTTAGCCAAGTCTTTTTCCATTGAGGTATATACTATTgagatgaaaatttgaaaattttcttatcactaaaaaattatttaggaaaGACCGAAGAGAACAATGCAGAACATATATCATAATGTCCTCCCACAGACAAGAACAATGACAAGCCTGCAGAAACCTTTGAAGCACCATTTTCAACCATTCTTCTGAGCCAAATTGTTTACCATTTAGACTGATTCGGTCAGTTAATATAAACTGATACAACTCCCCTTCAAATGCAAAGTAGTATTAAGCAAGAGTCCCATTTATAATCAAACATTTGTAGCGGCTGATTTTGTGATTTACAGGAAGCATTTTTATCAAATATGAACATAGTAAAACTTGTAAGAtacaaagatagaagaaggaaCCAACCTCTCTTGCTTCATTCATCAAGGCAATAAAATTCTGCTCCTCAAATTCAATGTCATTTGAGATCCGCAGCCTCGCCACTCCTTCCAAAATCTCCTCAGTTTTCAGAAGACCAGCACCAACCGCAGCTAGCCAACAGCACAACAGAACATAAAGAGGATCCCCTGCCTAAATACAAAAAGATAACTAAACAACCCATTACCAATATTCATCAACATAAAATGTAAGACAGAGTTTTGAGCATGAAAACCACTTCCACTAAATTACAGCTCTTAAACCCAAGACTGAAATTTGAACGAAAGGGTTAAACACTTCATCACTAACCTTTTATCCATTATAAGGTTACAAAGTTTGAGTTTTGTCGAATTATACAACCCAAGATTCAATTTTGATTATGTGGGGTGgttggaaaaaaaaaactaaatggaTTCAAAATTGATTACCCGTCCTCTTCGAGTCTGGAACTCATAGAAAGCTCTGGAATCATTGATGGAGCACTTCTTGCCAACCCTTCTTCTGAACTCAGCAAAATCAATGATGTCACTTCCAACGCCACCTTCATCGCTGAGAATCCTAGCTATGAGTCCAACCACAGGCAAAGAACCAATGACCTTGTTGGCGAAACCGGAAATGGAGTTCTGGTTCTCCATGTAAGCTCTAATGGAAAGTTTCCTAACTCTAGAGGTTGAGGAGGTTTGCCTTGTGGAGTGAAcatgatgatgaagaaaaagcagagaagaagaagagagtttAGAAGAAGAGAGGTTATAGAGATGaaatgtgagattggtgtgaagagatgaagatgatgaagagaGTGGTAAAGTGGACTTAAAAACAAGCATGATGGTCGTTCGTTGAACTTCGTTTCTTGGCCTCTCGTTTTTATATGTTATCAGGGAACTTTGATTCTATGCCACGAGGGGATTTTGCATTAGGaaattgttttgtttaatttgtcTAGAAATAGAGATAATAGAGTAAAATGAaactcattttcttattttgaatTACATGAATAAATGTTAGACATGAAGCTCGGAACATGACACTCACTAACACTTGTTCGATACGTtatgtgtcttaataaaaaataaaaaaattttctccaAATACATATACATACACTTAAATACTATTACGTATTTATATGTCCAGTTTTATAAAGATTCTGTTTAGTTTGTCTAGAAATAGTTAAATAGAGATAGACTAAAAAATGaaactcatttttttattttgaattacatGAATAAATGTTAGACATCATAAAAATTTCTTTGGGTTTATTTCGAGCACTTAAAGAGTGATGTTCTTTCAagtttttttaaacaatttattCTAGTATTATTTTTTGGCATGCTGATTAAGAGGCATTTATGCATTAAGATTGTGTTTAGTTCTGAAAATAGTATAAGATAAGACACTGAAAATAAGATATAATgaacaaaatataaaagttagtatttttatattttatttgataataaattaaaataaattataaaagtctaatttttttattcaaaaaattaaaaacaaatataataaaaatataattataaaaaaataataaaaataataaaaaaaatatttaaatatttattattaataaaaaattttaaatatttttatttaataaatacaaaacaaatacattaaaattttaaatcttttgtaattttaataaaaaaaaattaatttatcatctTAATATATACTCTTAgctaaattcataaaaaaataaaaaaattttgtcttttgttaatatttatatattttttattaaaataaatgtaaaatatattaatttaatatttttagatacaatatttttttatattttatctatcaactataattttatatctctatattttttttattagtgtttCATATCTATAAACGGATCCGGTATAAATGTTTTTcctaaaaaaaacactaaatcaACACACAGTCACGTAGATTCTATAAAAAAAGGTGCTGAACAAAAAAGCTTTTTCGCAAAGAAAACATGGGGTGAATGCAGATCGGATCGAATCTGATATGACCAAAATTTTGATCCGATCTGCACTAAATTATcggatcaaatctgatttaataTCCGTCGTTTTTTAACTTTTGCGGATCGGATATtagatatatccgcaaaacacaaaattttttttaaaagcttatttttactaaaaaaaatcaataaaatttattttttctattcttttaaatatatttactcttaaaataatattaaacatacttttattaaataataaattaaaataatacaacatatatgataattattagttgaaataaaacataaaaagaatatttacttatttatttctctaGTTTTGTGGATATGCGGATCGAATATGCGGATATCTATATAAAATCCGCGATTCGATCCTACTAGTGTGCGGATCAGATCTGATCTGATagccttgcggatcggatccatatccaTAATTTTCGGATCGAATTCAGATAAATACTGCGAATATGCAAATCAAATCTGATCCATAAACACCCCTAAAAAAACACGTTTCCTTGAATAACAAGAAGCACAAAGATATCTAAATTATCTTTTAGTAATgatttttttatagttaaataTCTTGATTCCTAAAAAAGAGTTAGTTGGACAGTTTAATATAATCAAATGTTAATTgttgtgaaaaaaaatatttgattaaaactaaatttttaaaaatatttataaaaacacTTAAATTTAACACGACATGAGAAATAgtagaataaaattaatatattaaaagtattgaatttataaaaaatatgaaaaaaatggcaaaaaaattaatttagtacACATATTCAATTTTACGAATTAAAATAAGTCActcagtataaaataaaaatgtttatagATCATCATATCAGATTTAattggatttggattctctaaattttgaattttattttagaggataaaatgtgatctctaactatttatttcataggtgggatcaagagaaaatatgagagagaaatcattcaaaggtaaagatcacactttatcttCTAAAGTAAAAAGTCAAACTTTAAAGAATCTAAATTCGATTTAATTAGGTCTGGACTTGACTCTAATAGGCCACTAAAACTATTTAATTCGATCCGAAATAAACCAAAttaatctaataaaaaattagtatatacaaatttataaattttataaaataaattaataaaattttacttttaaaaatgaaaattaacaatACTATATCATATTTataccaaaataaattattttaatacaaaaacaatcctaattgaaatataaatatataatattttattattaattttattctaaaatatatatatatgtttattataaaaaataacttcaGACTTAATCGAGTGGCTCAAAACATAACTCAATCCGAAAATAACGTTGAGTAAAAATGGCAAATTCGAAATCGACAAAATATACTGTATCCGAGTCTTGAACACCCTTAATGAAAAGTCAAAGACTAATTTAATACACCTACAATAATAACATAACAGATAACGCATGGACGAATAATGTTATGACATGTGTCATAAGATGACACGTGACAAATAGTGTTGCGACACGTGACACACTCGTTCACGTCATGTCACGCATCACTGACTGATTCGTCGTCATATCATTATACATGGCTAAATCATAATGTAACATGTGTCACTAATAATTTACGTCATCAAGTCGCGTTAGCATATTGTTAACAGAAAAAGGTTTAAGACTAACGTATTGCACTTTTGCCAATCTAAAAAATGTAATTAGTGAAATTTGGTGCTTGTTGGGcaccattattttgataaaaaaaaaaagaatttttttcaatgataaaagatattttttttagcgtgtttgacaaatttctagtagtaaaagtaaaagcattagaaaaataaaaaaacatcttttttaaaagatctttttcatttaaaaaaagatattttttatataataaataaataaataagtacttttatattgttatacccaaacatacttgatagataaaaagatctttttgcttGAGAtactcaaacataaaattacttttacttttccataagatcttttaaaaaaaataactcgaaaaaagatcttttcttagaagctcacctAAACAAACTCAACGTCAATCTGAGAGACTACTTTGAGATTTTATTCTTATATTGGAATTGTGTTATCATTCCTGATTTCTGTATACGAAATAAATCTAAATCCAGAAGCATGACGTACCATATGAGTCATATTTagagaaaaaatataaagaattattttttaattaaaaaatattaactaactttaatatttatttagGATTAGAATATATGatttagagtttagaatttaagataaataaacaactttaaaaaaaattggcaaaaaaatattagttatctAGTATTATTTATATTCGAACAACTTgggaatacaataataaaaagcatAGGAAATAAACTTTTATTTAGTCAATATTAGTTACCTttagagttaattttataatttagaatttaaagttaaagatttataatttaaaatttgaatttagaataaatgaaataattttaaaaaagttaattgATGTTGGCGAAAAAATATTGTGCTTgcacttttttttctcttatttgaatgcgctttttttcttttttacttctttttcttctccttcttcttacttACTTACACTcctgcttttcttttttcttcttctcctccttctttttctctATCTTACTTTTTTGTTATTGCATCGCTATTACCACCGCcacttcctcctccttctcttatttttctcatttgatatcttcttttctttcttttttttttcttcattctttgtTATCACGACCATCATCTTCCTCTTAGTTAAATATCACACAATTAATTTAACGATTCATTAAGTTGTAAATGATATGGTTAAAAAATTTcagtgtaaaaataaaaaaattttctatgtcataattaaaaaattttgttgctatttttctaaaaaattctgcacaattcaaaattttcattcatcatcatcatcattatcatcatcatcatcttcttctttcacattctcataattattcttcttctttattcatattctcataattcttattTCACCCTCTTAATTATAACGTATGTCATGGTTAAGAAATTTCGAtgtcaaaattaacaaactccttGTTTCACGATTAAAAAGTTTcggtattattttttgttaaattttacatAACTCAAAACTCCTTCTCCTCTTATTCTTCAGTTTAATACCACACAATTAATTCAGTGGTAACAAAACACATCGTTTATTTAGAAATGATACAGAAATCTTTTGATAAATGACACAAAAAATCTAAAGAATCACAAGTTCAAAAGCTTAATTCACCCAACTAACAAAATACATTCAAATATGTTTTAgaacaacaaaaaacaaaaatacatcaatttgTTGTAAATGACATATAAATGACTAAACCTTTTATATATGAATTCAGTACTGCCCAACTAGTTCAATGATAAGAAAAGTGCATCATTTAGTTACAAATAACACGATTAAGAAATTTaggtgttaaaattaaaaaattttctgtatcacgattaaaaaattttagtattatttttctgATAAATTATGCAAAATTCGAAACTTTctttcctcatcatcatcatcatcttgtttgacattcttcttcttctactttgatattctcataattcttattTCACCCTCTTAATAAGAACCTACGTCACTGTTAAAAAATTTCGATATCAAAATTGAGAAACTTTCATGTTACAGTTAAAAATTTTCAGTGatattttctaataaattatgCATAACTCAAAACTCCacatttttatcatcatcatctttttcttcttcttattttacattttcataatttttgttTCACCCTCTTAACAAGAATCTATATCACGGTTAAAAAATTTCGatgtcaaaattaagaaatttctgTGTCATGGTAAcaaaattttggtgttattttcttataaattttgcataactcaaaactcctcttcctcctctttttcttcttcatcatcattattttcttcttttttcttgtttatcttctctttcttatttcacattttcataattcttcttattttatactcatatcaaaaattaaagcaagacaaaaaaatacataatatttcAAATcactgaaagaagagaaaaaaatgcaacaaagaagaaaaaagaatgcgaaaaaaaatatttacattaaAGAATGCGGAATACGCGTTAGTGGAGAGTTGGAGCTAGGGTGGCAATGGGGCGTAGGGGTGAACAtggatcggatatggccaaaatttcgatccgatctgcactaaaatcatcggattggattggatccaatattttcaatttttaagctTGGATCCAACCCGATCTGATTCACACATttgcagatcggatcggatcaaatatcggatatatccgcaaaaataaaaatatttttaaaaggttatttttattaaaaaatatcaataaaattcattttttctattctttaaaatatgtttactcttaaaataatattaaacatacttttcttaaataataaattaaaataatacaacatatataataattgttagttgaaataaaatataaaaagaagatttacttatttatttctttatttttgcagaTACGCGAATATGCGGATCGGACATGCAAATATTtacacaaaatccgcaatccgatcctatTAGTGTGaggatctgatccgatccgatccgataacCTTGCGGATAAGATCCATATCCgtaattttcggatcggattcgAATAAACACCGCGGATATGCAGATcagatccgatccatgaacacccctaatgGGGTAGTTTTTAACCCTATCCAACTCCACCCCACCCTACAATAACCCCCATAGAACCCGCCATGCTCCTACTTGCGAATAGTAAAAAGTTAAACCTTAATCCGTCCATAAGAGTACTCGTCCCGCCGTACCTG
Coding sequences within it:
- the LOC112802466 gene encoding photosystem I assembly factor PSA3, chloroplastic; the protein is MLVFKSTLPLSSSSSSLHTNLTFHLYNLSSSKLSSSSLLFLHHHVHSTRQTSSTSRVRKLSIRAYMENQNSISGFANKVIGSLPVVGLIARILSDEGGVGSDIIDFAEFRRRVGKKCSINDSRAFYEFQTRRGRAGDPLYVLLCCWLAAVGAGLLKTEEILEGVARLRISNDIEFEEQNFIALMNEARERRAKLKAAPPAIPMEIRVEKALDATYVCCFGKDPIEEEDETLLITMLSAVFPSVQQQEIQQMVRDKALRVAEGGGDDYVLEAKPLSKEAVELQMKDLQFLRQNSET